Proteins encoded within one genomic window of Synechococcus sp. PCC 7335:
- the mraY gene encoding phospho-N-acetylmuramoyl-pentapeptide-transferase translates to MDARFLPKSVGLSGVKLSILLAGCLLSASIGLDLAAGRSVGAGAAWSAQLSPQLTGPLVIGALLSALAGSVALPILKRFKAAQFIREDGPSAHLKKAGTPTMGGIFFIPVAVLIALVWTGFSPLTVAAGAMTLAYGLIGWIDDWQVMRKHSNKGISPKAKLILQIGFAIAFCFWAFTTQSVEITTVALPLGLSIPLGFLFWPLASFVLVAESNATNLTDGVDGLMSGAGAIAFLGLGALVAPTYPDLMVFCATLSGSCLGFLAHNRNPAKVFMGDTGSLALGGALAAVGILSHNLFGLLIVTLLFVAETLSVLLQVGYYKATKGPDGKGKRLFRMAPLHHHFELSGWSELQVVGVFYMISALLATIAISTLR, encoded by the coding sequence GTGGATGCAAGGTTTCTACCAAAGTCTGTAGGTCTATCTGGTGTAAAGCTTTCGATTCTGCTAGCAGGATGCCTCTTGAGCGCATCGATTGGGTTAGATTTAGCGGCAGGGCGATCGGTGGGAGCAGGCGCAGCTTGGTCGGCTCAATTATCACCTCAATTAACTGGGCCTTTAGTGATCGGAGCGTTACTATCGGCATTGGCTGGCAGCGTCGCCTTACCTATCCTAAAACGGTTCAAAGCGGCGCAGTTTATCAGAGAGGATGGACCGAGTGCCCATCTCAAGAAGGCCGGCACACCCACAATGGGCGGCATCTTTTTTATTCCGGTTGCTGTTCTAATCGCGCTGGTATGGACTGGATTTTCGCCTTTAACAGTGGCCGCAGGCGCGATGACACTAGCTTATGGTCTGATTGGCTGGATCGATGACTGGCAAGTAATGCGAAAGCATTCTAATAAAGGTATCTCTCCAAAGGCGAAGCTTATTCTACAGATTGGATTTGCGATCGCCTTTTGCTTTTGGGCATTCACCACTCAGTCTGTCGAAATCACCACTGTAGCGCTTCCCTTGGGCCTGAGCATTCCGCTAGGTTTTCTCTTTTGGCCGCTAGCTAGCTTTGTATTAGTAGCCGAGAGTAACGCTACTAACCTAACTGACGGTGTCGACGGGCTGATGAGCGGGGCGGGCGCGATCGCTTTTTTAGGCCTTGGTGCGCTTGTTGCCCCTACTTATCCCGATCTGATGGTCTTTTGCGCTACGCTCAGTGGTTCATGTCTAGGCTTTCTTGCCCACAATCGTAATCCTGCCAAAGTGTTCATGGGAGATACCGGCTCTTTAGCTTTAGGTGGTGCCCTCGCCGCTGTCGGTATCCTTAGTCACAACCTATTCGGCCTACTGATTGTTACGCTTCTCTTCGTCGCCGAGACCCTCTCCGTCCTCTTACAGGTTGGCTACTACAAAGCTACCAAAGGCCCAGATGGCAAAGGCAAGCGCTTGTTTAGAATGGCGCCTTTGCACCACCACTTTGAACTATCTGGCTGGTCAGAGCTACAGGTAGTCGGTGTCTTCTATATGATTAGTGCTCTCCTAGCCACCATCGCAATTAGTACGCTTAGATAG